In Arthrobacter sp. B3I9, the following are encoded in one genomic region:
- a CDS encoding EAL domain-containing protein, with amino-acid sequence MSTEPTSFPHSRAAGPECPPETMPGGGAVPVIRRQAAEIIEAVLSSSEPEQGVARDQLRQRLAAHPERPEAALAEHLITLRSLAEDLLPRDAASPTQPSTSSPSRELVANTRSRIESALQGRTLLTAFQPIRELASGRVVGAEALTRFLGDAGDQPADWFAQARDALLESDLEFAALESALSAARVLPAHLYVALKLSPATCLDPLLPGLLEESDLLPERLVLEITEAMTREQPVALRAALAPLRKRGVRLAIDHAGSYFTSIRHIRQLRPDIIKLDRDLIAGIDTDPLRSSLGEAMIGFAEHIGAVVIAQGIETPAELAAVGGLGATGGQGYLLGAPTTRPEDWNVWATARQETGSLTTPDRS; translated from the coding sequence ATGTCGACAGAACCAACGTCTTTTCCGCACTCAAGAGCGGCGGGTCCCGAGTGCCCCCCGGAGACCATGCCCGGTGGCGGCGCCGTGCCCGTGATTCGCCGGCAGGCGGCGGAGATCATCGAGGCGGTCCTGTCCTCGTCGGAGCCGGAACAGGGGGTGGCCCGGGATCAGCTGCGCCAGCGACTTGCCGCTCATCCGGAGCGGCCGGAAGCGGCGCTGGCGGAGCACCTGATTACCCTCAGATCCTTGGCCGAGGATCTCCTACCCCGTGACGCCGCGTCGCCAACGCAGCCGTCGACGTCGTCCCCTTCCCGGGAATTGGTGGCCAACACCCGGTCGAGGATCGAGTCGGCCCTGCAAGGCAGGACGTTACTGACAGCCTTCCAGCCCATCCGTGAACTCGCCAGCGGGAGGGTTGTCGGAGCTGAAGCCCTCACACGGTTCCTTGGCGACGCCGGGGACCAGCCAGCAGACTGGTTCGCACAAGCCAGAGATGCCCTGCTTGAAAGCGACCTTGAATTTGCAGCCCTGGAGTCCGCCCTTTCTGCCGCAAGGGTCCTGCCGGCCCACCTGTACGTAGCACTCAAACTATCCCCGGCCACCTGCCTGGATCCACTCCTGCCAGGGCTCTTGGAGGAATCCGACCTGTTGCCTGAGCGCCTCGTCCTGGAAATCACCGAGGCGATGACCAGAGAGCAACCCGTCGCGCTGAGGGCGGCACTAGCCCCGCTGCGCAAGAGAGGCGTACGGCTCGCCATTGATCATGCCGGCTCGTACTTCACTTCCATTCGGCATATCAGGCAGCTCCGGCCGGACATCATCAAGCTGGACAGAGACCTCATTGCCGGCATTGATACTGATCCGCTCCGTTCCTCCTTGGGTGAGGCCATGATCGGGTTCGCGGAACACATCGGTGCGGTAGTGATCGCCCAGGGCATCGAAACCCCCGCAGAACTGGCAGCCGTCGGCGGCCTCGGAGCGACTGGTGGCCAGGGCTATTTGCTGGGCGCGCCGACCACCCGCCCGGAGGACTGGAACGTCTGGGCCACCGCCCGGCAGGAGACCGGGTCACTGACTACTCCGGACCGGTCCTAA
- a CDS encoding SRPBCC domain-containing protein, whose protein sequence is MPRTDRASLLIHADAHLVFDALTSQEALAQWLPPKGMRGRFERFDMRTGGSYRLVLTYENASDSPGKTSADSDVTEVRIAQLVPGERVAQEVDFESDGVVFQGTMQMDWSLRSEHQGTIVEFEARNVPEGIRARDHAEGLTSSLANLAAYLEP, encoded by the coding sequence ATGCCTAGAACGGATCGAGCATCTCTCCTTATTCACGCCGACGCGCACCTGGTGTTCGACGCCCTTACCAGTCAAGAGGCGCTGGCCCAGTGGTTGCCGCCGAAGGGCATGCGGGGCCGATTTGAGCGGTTTGACATGCGCACCGGCGGCTCTTACCGACTCGTTCTCACCTATGAAAATGCATCTGACTCCCCCGGGAAGACATCGGCGGACTCCGACGTGACTGAGGTACGAATTGCCCAGCTCGTTCCAGGAGAACGGGTGGCGCAGGAGGTAGATTTCGAAAGTGATGGAGTCGTCTTCCAAGGGACAATGCAGATGGATTGGAGCCTGCGTAGTGAGCATCAGGGAACGATCGTGGAGTTTGAGGCGCGAAACGTACCTGAGGGCATTCGAGCTCGTGACCATGCCGAGGGGCTGACCTCATCGCTGGCGAACCTCGCCGCCTATCTCGAACCGTGA
- a CDS encoding alpha/beta hydrolase, with protein MTATSSDVPIRSVQRVVVVHGYESSPDANWFPWLQSVLEAGGIAVTVVPLPGPDDPDKAAWEDAVGAALGVPDATTVVVAHSLGAVTALRVLAALPEPWELGALVLVAGFTEPLEALPELDGFLATDVDVERVAASIGERTVLRSDTDPFVPPEASDDLARRLDARLQVHPGAGHFMADDGVTRLPALLDVILSK; from the coding sequence ATGACAGCAACATCCAGCGACGTCCCGATCCGGTCCGTCCAGCGCGTCGTCGTCGTCCATGGGTACGAATCGTCGCCGGATGCAAACTGGTTCCCTTGGCTTCAAAGCGTCCTCGAAGCTGGCGGCATAGCCGTCACTGTAGTTCCTCTCCCCGGCCCGGACGATCCTGACAAGGCAGCATGGGAGGACGCGGTCGGCGCGGCACTGGGAGTGCCTGATGCGACAACGGTCGTTGTGGCTCATTCCCTCGGAGCGGTCACTGCCTTACGGGTACTCGCGGCGCTGCCGGAGCCATGGGAGCTGGGCGCTCTCGTCTTGGTGGCAGGCTTCACCGAACCACTGGAAGCACTGCCGGAACTCGACGGCTTTCTCGCAACCGACGTTGACGTTGAACGGGTGGCAGCAAGCATCGGGGAACGAACAGTGCTCCGCTCCGACACGGATCCGTTCGTGCCGCCGGAAGCATCCGATGACCTCGCCAGGCGTCTGGACGCACGGCTGCAGGTCCACCCGGGCGCAGGGCACTTCATGGCAGACGACGGCGTCACAAGGCTGCCGGCTCTCCTTGACGTGATTCTTTCCAAGTAG
- a CDS encoding GntR family transcriptional regulator produces the protein MVISQRVEPTLLTDQVYAMIHAAILSGDLPAGSRLKVRDLAEQVGTSVMPVREAIRRLEETGLAERQPHKGAVVKSLTFEELIHVYDVRRLLETEAARLGAEQVTAEDVDRMQSEYDLMRKAIDERRVIDLLDHDEAMLAILYEAAGNPVLVQMIRALWQQCRAYKIVGAQGSLDAGKDDSLWRYQQDLVAAARHADPAAAAAVNEASLLDASERIRAGLAEQGAPKLGV, from the coding sequence GTGGTCATATCCCAGCGCGTCGAGCCAACCCTTCTGACCGACCAGGTCTACGCGATGATTCATGCAGCGATACTGAGTGGGGACCTGCCGGCCGGGTCGCGGCTGAAGGTGCGTGATCTCGCTGAGCAGGTGGGAACGAGTGTGATGCCTGTCCGCGAGGCAATCCGGCGCCTGGAGGAGACCGGGTTGGCCGAACGCCAGCCGCACAAGGGGGCAGTGGTCAAGAGCCTGACCTTCGAGGAGCTCATCCACGTCTACGACGTCCGGCGGCTCCTGGAAACTGAGGCCGCACGCCTGGGCGCTGAGCAGGTCACCGCCGAGGACGTCGACAGGATGCAGTCCGAATACGACCTAATGCGGAAGGCGATTGACGAACGCCGGGTGATTGACCTGCTCGATCATGACGAGGCCATGCTGGCGATTCTCTACGAAGCCGCGGGAAATCCGGTGCTGGTCCAGATGATCCGGGCGCTGTGGCAGCAATGCCGGGCGTACAAGATCGTTGGCGCACAAGGTTCCCTGGACGCTGGAAAAGACGACTCCCTGTGGCGCTACCAGCAGGACCTGGTGGCCGCCGCCCGGCATGCGGACCCGGCAGCTGCCGCAGCGGTCAACGAGGCCTCTCTCCTGGACGCCAGCGAGAGGATTAGGGCAGGGCTGGCAGAACAAGGGGCACCAAAGCTCGGCGTGTAG
- a CDS encoding aldehyde dehydrogenase family protein, whose protein sequence is MTTTEKTLFTVLRAQSAPTASLPPFGQFIGGRFVPSTSEETVDVVNPATEEVLTQVPAGTVEDVDAAVTAAVAAEGVWASKMPKDRAAVLLRIADVIESNRDLFETLEAANTGKPAAVAEDDISSAIDTFRFSAGAARAFSTLGAGDYAENHTSVIHREPVGVVGVITPWNYPLLMAAWKIAPILGAGNTLVLKPSEQTPLTTLKLAELIADELPAGVVNIVTGPGRVVGNRLSEHPDVDLVAITGSVGSGQKVAASAASSVKRLHLELGGKAPVVVFADADLEAAAKGVRSAGFWNGGQECGAACRVLVHESVAEKFTELLVNEVSGISIGTPGTGTDVEIGSMISGTHYERVLAALEDVRRDGLTIAVGGNALEGPGFFIEPTVVTNVPAGAAIASTEIFGPVVSVETFSTDEEAVARANETIYGLAASVWTKDSARSLTVPRRLDFGTVWVNSHLVIATEMPWGGFKGSGYGRDLSSYALEDFSRTKHVMYNRD, encoded by the coding sequence ATGACCACCACAGAAAAGACCCTGTTCACCGTCCTCCGGGCGCAAAGCGCCCCTACCGCGTCCCTCCCGCCCTTCGGCCAGTTCATTGGCGGGCGGTTCGTCCCCTCCACCTCGGAGGAAACCGTCGACGTCGTGAATCCGGCCACCGAGGAAGTCCTTACCCAGGTCCCGGCCGGTACCGTTGAAGACGTCGATGCCGCGGTTACTGCCGCCGTCGCCGCCGAGGGCGTCTGGGCATCAAAGATGCCCAAGGACCGTGCCGCTGTCCTGCTACGGATCGCAGACGTCATCGAGTCGAACCGCGACCTCTTCGAGACCCTGGAAGCGGCGAACACCGGCAAACCTGCAGCGGTGGCGGAAGACGACATCTCCAGCGCCATCGACACCTTCCGCTTTTCCGCCGGCGCCGCCCGGGCTTTCAGCACCCTCGGCGCTGGCGACTACGCAGAGAACCATACCTCGGTCATCCACCGCGAACCCGTCGGCGTCGTCGGCGTCATCACGCCCTGGAACTACCCGCTCCTGATGGCCGCGTGGAAGATTGCCCCGATCCTGGGCGCCGGCAACACCCTCGTCCTCAAACCCTCGGAACAGACACCGTTGACCACGCTCAAGCTCGCCGAACTCATCGCCGATGAGCTTCCCGCCGGAGTCGTGAACATCGTGACCGGCCCCGGACGGGTAGTGGGCAACCGCCTCTCAGAGCACCCGGACGTGGACCTCGTGGCCATCACCGGAAGCGTCGGCAGCGGCCAGAAGGTAGCCGCCAGCGCCGCCTCCTCGGTCAAGCGCCTGCACCTGGAGCTCGGCGGCAAGGCACCCGTGGTGGTCTTCGCCGACGCCGACCTGGAAGCCGCTGCCAAGGGCGTTCGCAGTGCCGGGTTCTGGAACGGCGGCCAGGAATGCGGCGCAGCCTGCCGGGTCCTGGTCCACGAATCGGTCGCCGAGAAGTTCACCGAGCTCCTCGTCAATGAGGTCAGCGGGATCTCCATCGGCACCCCAGGCACCGGGACCGACGTCGAAATCGGTTCAATGATCTCCGGTACGCACTACGAACGGGTCTTGGCCGCGCTCGAGGACGTCCGCAGGGACGGCCTGACCATCGCCGTCGGCGGCAATGCCCTCGAAGGTCCCGGATTCTTCATTGAGCCGACCGTGGTCACCAACGTGCCCGCGGGCGCCGCCATCGCCAGCACGGAGATCTTCGGCCCGGTCGTGTCGGTCGAGACGTTCAGCACTGACGAGGAAGCCGTCGCCCGAGCCAACGAAACCATCTACGGGCTCGCGGCCTCGGTATGGACCAAGGACAGCGCCCGCTCACTCACCGTGCCCCGCCGTCTGGACTTCGGCACGGTCTGGGTCAACTCGCACCTGGTCATCGCCACCGAGATGCCTTGGGGCGGTTTCAAAGGCTCCGGCTACGGCCGGGACCTCTCCAGCTACGCGCTGGAGGACTTCTCCCGCACCAAACACGTCATGTACAACCGCGACTGA
- a CDS encoding SRPBCC family protein — protein MQTLDRDELSIHVDAPPEDVYEIVADVTRTPEYSPEVASCVWLGGAVGPALGARFKAQNKIGKSRWSNKPIVTAVLPAREFAFARTEPFCGTLHWRYRFEPEDGGTRVTESYEVVRPITRAGWIIVSNFGRDKNRRKTMHDGIGESLQRLRTIAEQSRTGIAEP, from the coding sequence GTGCAGACTCTGGACCGAGATGAGTTGAGTATCCATGTCGATGCTCCGCCCGAGGACGTTTACGAGATCGTGGCGGACGTTACGAGGACGCCGGAATACAGTCCAGAGGTAGCATCCTGTGTGTGGCTCGGCGGTGCTGTTGGACCTGCTTTGGGTGCCCGGTTCAAGGCACAGAACAAAATAGGTAAATCTCGGTGGAGCAACAAGCCGATCGTCACTGCGGTGTTGCCGGCCCGGGAGTTCGCATTCGCCCGTACCGAGCCCTTTTGCGGCACTCTGCACTGGCGTTACAGGTTTGAACCCGAGGACGGGGGAACCCGCGTAACTGAATCCTATGAAGTCGTGCGGCCCATTACGCGAGCCGGATGGATCATAGTGAGTAACTTCGGTCGCGACAAGAACCGCCGCAAGACAATGCATGACGGCATCGGGGAGAGCCTTCAACGACTCCGTACCATCGCTGAGCAGTCACGTACCGGAATTGCCGAGCCGTGA
- a CDS encoding HAD domain-containing protein, whose product MKPIILLDVNGVLNPKLQPDDSSNGVNAHLSDLKAALVRRLATKGRIAWVSSSRDDLMNSLEAQLSLEVSPLRVAITPEPGDEDQQTPKLGPVARWLNNMEAGNGADWDAVVWIDDALGADVHDWAHHYHQPVLLEKPDPEEGLTEAHVVAVQVFINGEDRGPAS is encoded by the coding sequence ATGAAGCCCATCATCCTCCTGGACGTCAACGGTGTGCTGAACCCGAAGCTTCAGCCGGATGACAGCTCCAATGGTGTGAATGCGCATCTCTCGGACTTGAAGGCAGCCTTGGTGCGGCGGCTCGCCACCAAAGGGAGGATCGCCTGGGTGTCGTCATCACGTGATGACCTCATGAACAGCCTCGAGGCGCAGCTGAGCCTTGAGGTGAGCCCACTGCGGGTCGCGATCACCCCGGAGCCAGGCGACGAGGACCAGCAGACGCCCAAGCTGGGGCCTGTAGCCAGATGGCTGAACAACATGGAGGCCGGGAACGGTGCGGATTGGGACGCGGTTGTGTGGATCGACGACGCACTAGGGGCAGACGTGCATGACTGGGCGCACCATTACCACCAACCCGTCCTGCTGGAGAAGCCGGACCCTGAGGAGGGCCTGACAGAAGCCCACGTTGTGGCGGTGCAGGTTTTCATCAACGGCGAAGACCGGGGCCCGGCCTCCTGA
- the dapA gene encoding 4-hydroxy-tetrahydrodipicolinate synthase, giving the protein MSKDLRGVLTALSTPFNQDETLDVDTLRRIVDRSIEAGVDGVVAAGSTGEVGALSSEERLLLIETVIRQADGRVPVIANTGATSTAEAIRLSQAAEKLGADVLMLVTPYYEPLTLEETVSYIKDVANSVSIPVMLYNIPAVTGVNLDPATVRALAEEVENIRYIKDSSANWEQALQLIHHHSDVIGTFIGWDVYLYSALVEGAAGVMAGTANVVPNEIVAVSRSIAEGDLQGALERWKKVYPVIDALLSVPFIPAVKAGLALQGLPAGSPRRPTADLNAGDHARVQQALSALYQTVG; this is encoded by the coding sequence ATGTCCAAAGATCTCCGTGGTGTCCTCACCGCCCTGTCCACCCCCTTCAACCAGGACGAAACTCTCGACGTCGACACCCTGCGCCGCATCGTCGACCGTTCCATTGAGGCCGGTGTCGACGGCGTCGTCGCAGCTGGCTCCACCGGTGAGGTCGGAGCCCTGTCCTCGGAGGAACGGCTGCTCCTCATCGAGACCGTCATCAGGCAGGCGGATGGCCGCGTGCCGGTCATCGCCAACACCGGCGCCACATCCACGGCAGAGGCCATCCGGCTCTCCCAGGCCGCCGAGAAGCTGGGCGCCGACGTGCTCATGCTGGTCACCCCGTACTACGAGCCGCTCACGCTTGAGGAGACGGTCAGCTATATCAAGGACGTTGCCAACTCCGTCTCGATCCCGGTGATGCTCTACAACATCCCGGCCGTCACCGGCGTGAACCTGGACCCGGCCACCGTCCGCGCCTTGGCCGAAGAGGTGGAGAACATCCGCTACATCAAGGACTCCAGCGCCAACTGGGAACAGGCACTGCAGCTGATCCACCATCACTCGGACGTCATCGGCACCTTCATCGGCTGGGACGTCTACCTCTACAGCGCCCTTGTCGAAGGCGCCGCCGGTGTCATGGCAGGCACCGCCAACGTTGTGCCCAACGAAATCGTCGCCGTGAGCCGCAGCATCGCCGAAGGCGACCTGCAGGGTGCCCTGGAGCGGTGGAAGAAGGTGTACCCGGTAATCGACGCGCTCCTGTCAGTGCCGTTCATTCCCGCCGTCAAGGCCGGCCTGGCGCTGCAGGGCCTCCCCGCAGGGTCACCCAGGCGGCCCACCGCGGACCTGAATGCCGGGGACCACGCCCGCGTCCAGCAGGCGCTGTCCGCCCTCTACCAAACGGTCGGCTAA
- a CDS encoding NAD(P)/FAD-dependent oxidoreductase, producing MKDVVIVGGGLAGLSAAWRLRHWDTVVLESGHRVGGRIRSERRGDYWLNWGGHVFAGAGSSTDALLNEVGVMAVQIPGSLQGLSMNGKFIKKGHIATYPFRIPMSLSSRMDTMRAGLKVVSGVAKYTRVVRKRAGESGAMRQQRIYDFENNTSFQDFIGDLSEDAGALFKTTVTRSAGDMDEISAGAGIGYFSLVLGFGQGLSQGIVGGPSTLTETIAVALGERIQLGAVVTEVVHKKESVVVRYRQDGADREVEARTVVLATTADVSHKIGVDLPEELRGALGQIKYGPHVSTAFLTNETTAKPWDDIYAIAAPKRSFAIALNQASIVRGTESVRKPGGSFMTFSPASLGRALLEKSEEEVIKTHLTDLDQVLGHGFADSVVEAKVDRWKNASPYCFPGRAKIQSTLMRGTDRVFLAGDYLGTLYTEGSITTGFSAAQEAASVLATHRKAPQHSGLSIVA from the coding sequence ATGAAAGATGTAGTGATCGTCGGGGGAGGCCTTGCCGGCCTCTCGGCAGCCTGGCGGCTCCGGCATTGGGACACGGTAGTCCTGGAATCCGGACACAGGGTGGGGGGACGCATCCGCTCCGAGCGCCGGGGTGACTACTGGCTGAACTGGGGCGGGCATGTCTTCGCCGGCGCAGGATCTTCCACCGACGCGCTGCTCAATGAGGTCGGCGTGATGGCGGTCCAGATCCCGGGGTCACTGCAAGGCCTGTCGATGAACGGGAAGTTCATCAAGAAGGGGCACATTGCCACCTACCCGTTCCGCATCCCGATGTCCCTTTCCTCCCGGATGGACACCATGCGTGCCGGCCTGAAAGTGGTCAGCGGAGTCGCGAAGTACACCCGCGTGGTGCGCAAGCGCGCGGGAGAGTCCGGTGCTATGCGCCAGCAGCGGATCTACGACTTCGAAAACAACACCTCGTTCCAGGACTTCATCGGAGATCTATCCGAGGACGCGGGGGCACTCTTCAAGACCACAGTCACGCGATCCGCAGGCGACATGGACGAGATCTCCGCCGGCGCCGGCATCGGCTACTTCAGCCTGGTCCTCGGCTTCGGCCAGGGGCTGAGCCAGGGCATCGTCGGCGGCCCGTCCACCCTGACGGAAACCATCGCGGTGGCCCTGGGAGAGCGCATCCAGCTCGGTGCCGTTGTTACTGAAGTGGTCCACAAGAAGGAATCCGTCGTAGTCCGGTACCGCCAGGACGGGGCAGACCGCGAGGTGGAGGCCCGCACGGTGGTCCTGGCCACCACCGCCGACGTGTCACACAAGATCGGCGTGGACCTTCCCGAGGAGCTGCGAGGCGCGCTGGGCCAGATCAAATACGGCCCGCATGTCAGCACCGCTTTCCTGACCAACGAAACTACCGCGAAGCCGTGGGACGACATCTACGCGATTGCCGCCCCGAAGCGCTCCTTCGCGATCGCGCTGAACCAGGCGAGCATCGTTCGCGGCACCGAGTCCGTGCGCAAGCCCGGCGGGAGCTTCATGACATTCTCTCCGGCCAGCCTAGGTCGTGCCCTGCTGGAGAAGAGCGAGGAGGAAGTCATCAAGACCCACCTCACCGACCTTGACCAGGTCCTGGGCCATGGCTTCGCCGACAGCGTCGTCGAGGCCAAGGTCGACCGTTGGAAGAACGCGTCCCCTTACTGCTTCCCGGGCCGTGCCAAGATTCAGTCCACCCTCATGAGGGGCACCGACCGGGTCTTCCTCGCCGGCGACTACCTGGGCACCCTGTACACCGAAGGCTCCATCACCACCGGCTTCTCCGCAGCTCAGGAGGCGGCAAGCGTACTGGCTACCCACCGTAAGGCACCGCAGCACTCCGGCCTGTCCATCGTCGCCTGA
- a CDS encoding sodium:alanine symporter family protein, giving the protein MDTDFAAFLSTVSDAIWAPMAYVVLGLGVAYSIATKGVQFRRIPDMLRQLKDSEAGEGGLSSFQALVLALGSRVGVGSIAGVATAVSAGGPGALVWMAVTGLVGCTVGYAEAALSQTFKRQVQDEDRRNANEDIGGMPYYIKYGLKLPKVGALVAVLGVIGYGFIFPGLQVNTIAASAKLAFGLDSWIPAVLVTVMIALVIFGGTTRLVKVTQALVPVLAIGYLILALAVIGINIGSVPAAVALIFQSAVGIHPVMGGIAGAAIAWGVRRAVFASSNGLGEATFAAAAARTSHPGKQGLVQTFSIYIDVLLICMATGLMMVVSGKYNVADGSGGFLVNNLPGVPVGANWVQEAIDTLVPGWGAGFVAVAVLLFGFTCLLAYFYVANSNLLYLLDGKKGHLWKNVLKFGTMAIVFFGSVVNAQLIWAAGDIGLGLIAWVNLICLAFLFPLVRKIYKDYERQRKQGLDPTFDPKALGIEGAEFWETRPVVEHHHHHLLHTGHPTERTPGKS; this is encoded by the coding sequence ATGGATACCGACTTCGCAGCCTTCCTTTCCACCGTCTCCGACGCCATCTGGGCGCCCATGGCCTACGTGGTCCTGGGCCTCGGCGTCGCCTACTCCATCGCCACCAAAGGCGTCCAGTTCCGCCGCATCCCGGACATGCTCCGGCAGCTGAAGGACAGCGAAGCGGGAGAGGGCGGCCTGTCCTCCTTCCAGGCCCTCGTGCTGGCCCTCGGCAGTCGCGTGGGCGTCGGCAGCATCGCCGGCGTCGCCACGGCCGTCAGCGCCGGCGGCCCCGGCGCGCTGGTCTGGATGGCCGTCACCGGCCTGGTCGGCTGCACCGTCGGCTACGCCGAAGCCGCACTGTCCCAGACGTTCAAGCGCCAGGTCCAGGACGAAGACCGACGCAACGCTAACGAAGACATCGGCGGCATGCCCTACTACATCAAGTACGGCCTCAAGCTCCCGAAGGTAGGAGCGCTCGTGGCAGTGCTCGGTGTCATCGGCTACGGATTCATCTTCCCGGGCCTGCAGGTCAACACCATCGCGGCCAGCGCCAAGCTGGCATTCGGCCTGGACAGCTGGATCCCCGCCGTGCTGGTCACGGTAATGATCGCCCTCGTTATCTTCGGCGGCACCACCCGCCTGGTCAAGGTAACCCAGGCCCTGGTCCCGGTCCTGGCGATCGGTTACCTGATCCTTGCCCTTGCCGTGATCGGCATCAACATCGGCAGCGTCCCCGCCGCCGTGGCACTGATCTTCCAGTCCGCCGTCGGGATCCACCCCGTCATGGGCGGCATCGCCGGAGCCGCCATCGCGTGGGGCGTCCGCCGGGCTGTCTTCGCCTCCTCCAACGGCCTCGGCGAGGCAACCTTCGCCGCGGCTGCGGCACGCACGTCCCACCCGGGCAAACAGGGCCTGGTCCAGACCTTCAGCATCTACATCGACGTGCTGCTGATCTGCATGGCCACCGGGCTCATGATGGTCGTCTCGGGCAAGTACAACGTCGCGGACGGTTCCGGCGGCTTCCTGGTCAACAACCTGCCCGGCGTCCCGGTCGGCGCCAACTGGGTCCAGGAAGCCATCGACACCCTGGTCCCGGGCTGGGGAGCCGGATTCGTCGCCGTCGCTGTCCTGCTTTTTGGCTTCACCTGCCTGCTGGCCTACTTCTACGTCGCCAACTCCAACCTGCTCTACCTGCTGGACGGTAAAAAGGGACACCTGTGGAAGAACGTCCTCAAATTCGGCACCATGGCCATCGTGTTTTTTGGATCCGTGGTGAACGCGCAGCTGATCTGGGCCGCAGGCGACATCGGCCTCGGGCTCATCGCCTGGGTTAACCTCATCTGCCTGGCCTTCCTCTTCCCACTGGTCCGCAAGATCTACAAGGACTACGAACGCCAGCGCAAACAGGGGCTGGATCCCACCTTTGACCCCAAGGCCCTGGGCATCGAAGGCGCCGAGTTCTGGGAAACACGCCCCGTCGTCGAACACCACCACCACCATCTCCTCCACACCGGCCATCCCACTGAAAGGACCCCGGGCAAGTCATGA